The Mangifera indica cultivar Alphonso chromosome 19, CATAS_Mindica_2.1, whole genome shotgun sequence nucleotide sequence tatatgttttaataCGGAACCATTCTTATCTCATCTCCAAATTTAACAAGCTTTGATGatttgaactttgaaatgaCTGTTTTCCAATTGCGACAGATGGATTGGATGCTTAAGTTCATTAGGACTAGAATGAGAACCATTCTTTTAATTACGGGCTATGAGGCCTTCCATATGTCACTATGCTCCAAAAAGCACAAATTCTGACTAAATATTCACAGGGCAACTCCTAAACAAAGCCACTGCTAATTTGATTATGAAATATATCTGTaagtttttcttcttgtatCGTTTTGGGAGTGAAAATAAGCTCACCATCGTTCATGCCAAACATGTAAAAACAATGATGGTCGGGTATTCTGAAGTATGGTGCCGATGAAGTAAATTGTTTTTCTGCTTTGCAACTGGGTTTATTGGTTTCACCGTCTTCGCTAAATCATGGCATCTGAAATCTGGACTACTGCATTGGCAAAGTTTGCATAGGTGGGACACTTTGCTTGATCTCTTCTTGCTATCTGATTCCCCAAACGAAGAGTAGTTTGCTTGTATTGTGTTATCCGTACTAATTTTTTTGAAACCTAAACCATCACTAGCCCTCTCAAAAGGTATCGCCAGCTGAAAATGGTTTTTCATTTATTGCTTTAATCGTGATTGTACTCAAACTATGCCTACGATTTCAAACTTGAAGGTTCAGAACTTTCAGGATCCCACTTCGTAAATCCTGGTCATTTAACATTTAAGGGTTTTGGCCGACCTTGAGAGAATAATTTGAAAGAACAGAGCAGAACAGGACAGAGGAGAAGAGagaatgttatttattttcattttcagtaaAAGCAATGTTTTCACATTATTTCCACGTGTCCAATTTAAAGGTGGAAAATCTTTCACTAGTGTAAAGAATATTAAATACTAGATAACATCTGTGGAAGTGAGTCAAACCCTTTCAGAAATGGAGTAAACATTGGAGAAATTACAATCTTCTTTGGAGACAAATTGGTGATAATGTTACAAAGATGCGTTACAAGACCATAAAAACGCTTTTTCCAACTTCAGCACCTTCATTCAGTCATCCATGACCTTGTAGCTTGATCCAAAGAAGCAAATAACCAACTGACAATTTAAGAAACTAAGCTAGGGACTCTATGTGCAAAAAACTAAAAGCCCTTGATCTTTccaggaaaaaaaatcaaatctcttCTCAGACACAATCACACAATTTTCCTAGCTTTTTTTAGCTCTATGGGTTAAATAATCTTCTAACTTTGTGAATAAGTCTGCGACATATTGGACACATTTTACTATCCTCCTCCACGATCCTGCAAAATCACATATTATTAAAATCTCTGAAAAGTTTGCTGCAAAGAAAAACCTACTAGAAGGTCCTTTTATGCATTCATACCTCTGAGCACAGTCGTAGCAGGTTGCACAGTGCCCACATGGAACAAAGAAACAGTTGCGCTGGTCGTCATAACATATAACACATAATTTTGCATCATACAAATCCTCTGAAGAGCTAGTAGATGATCCTGAATCATCATCTTCTTGATTTGTTCCATATGTGTATTGAACTGGCTTCACAGGTATTATAGGGTCAGTCCCAGATATTTCTCTTGTAGCTACCAAGTCATTCTCACCATCACATGCTTGAACAAACTTCAGTagcagaaaaataataattatgataaatcCTACAAACAAACATAGAGAATTTCAGGCTATAGACTCAGTCTCAGTCATTGTAAAGAGAGTTGAAACTTCAAATGATACTTGCATCTTATGTTGTACCTAAAGCTGCTATGTAGGTTATGACACGAGCAACAAAAGATAGTTCAATGTACCATTCATCTAGATCCCCCTACAATAAGTTCTGTTGATTAAGATTAAAGTTTCAGGGAAGTTGAGCAAATTACAAGGGTGGGAAAAAAATGAGGCCTTACATTGTTTGGTGTTGTCAATATGACATAATGAGTGTTCGGAAACAAGAGTTGGAGCCGGCACAATCCCTTTAACGTCGAGCACACATTCTTTGCTTTGGTTAGATCATACATTTTGGATGTAACATTTACAGTCATTGTCATTATAACGCTTTTGGGATTCACATTAATGACACCAATGTAGTACCTGTCATCTTCTTCAATAGTGTATTCAGCAACATGAACTGAAAAATATGCAGCagataaagtaaaaatattaatagataCTTTCAACCATCTTACATATGTAGCATTCTTCTCATTTCAATTTGGCCTTTCCTCTTCTATTACTGGTGTGCTTTCCAGCAATGGCTCACAAATTTTAGAGACAGGAAATAGCGATAGTGATCATGAAGGCCAAATCTAAGCGGAACCTTTTCTTCACTAACAATTATATTATGGGTAAAACGTAAGTTGAAAATCTGAGGAAAAGCAGAATCATACCGGCTACTATGTCGGTGAGGGCAAGGGATTCTGAGGAACTAGTGAGTTTCGGCAGCAATGTTTGGAATTTCCGTTCTCCTGGAGATTCATGTATACATTTGTTATACTGTAAAATTCgttagagaaaattattactaaaatatgCAAAAAGTATACTAACTTACCCTTAATCATAACCAGTTGGAGTTGATTTAGGCTTCTACTCTGAGTTTCAAATCTCATACGGATCCTGGAGCCTTCGTTCAACCACAAAGAAAATCCCTAATAATACAGATCCAACTTTATTAATCTTTTCAATTATTGGGGAAAtgcttaataataaataaatttcaaggGACAAAAATTTCACCTTGCGCCTGTAAGATCCAACAATCAAAACTTTCGAAACACTCCAATTGGTTTCAAAACTCAATTCAGGCTTCTCACAAAACCCGTAAAGAAGAACCCCTTTCTTGTCATCATCTCTTACTTCAACCTGCTTAACGAATACAGAACTTGCTTTCATCAACCTTGAAGCGCTGGGACCAAGCACCATGCGACAATCCCCATAGTACCCATATCTTAGACTCACAGTAACTGCAAaagaaaaagggtaaaaatgcATTGAATGGTGATTTAACGAGAAATTGAAAGAGAATGTCACAAATTATACATGCCACATATCCATAAGGTCAAAGGGGGTATTAAGCGCGCCCAGCTCTCTTGCCACCGCTGACGGTGCCTCATAGGAGGAGCAAGAACTGCCCTGAACATGGCTGATTAAGTGAGTTTGCGTGTTTATTTGGGTAGAAAGAGATGTAACTACGAGAGTTTAAGTGTTTGAGGTGAAGACGAGGGATTGAGAGAGAAGACTAGTAGGTTTATTAGCGGTAAATGCCAGAAGTTGAACAAGTAGTTACTATTTTGAGTAGCGGGGAATTGAATGGCTACTTTTTGAATGTTAGGTGTAACTTGAAAATAACAGATTACGTGCATAGGCAAATCACCCTGATGGAAGCATTAAAGTTAAGCATTACAAGTCACGTCTTGTCGCCAAAGGCAGGCTACACTTAGGTTGAAGACGTTGCTTTCCACAAGACCTTGGCTCTAGTCACCAAACTAATACCTTTTTATTAGCATTGGCGGCTTAGTGACTTGGAGAAGGAAGTCTACATGATGTTACAACAAACAGGGGGAGCAACACCTTTGCtagttaaaaatgaaaaaaaaaattatatgggtTTCATCAAACACCTAGAAATTGGTAACATAAACTTATTGTGCCATTGGATTTCAACAATTAGATGTGTGGACCgctcatttttttcattttctctccctAAGGATCTTCTGTTAAAGTTCACGTAcgtgttgatgatattattgtcGCAGGAAGAAAACCTGCCTCGGCTGGGTATACCtgtttttaaattgaaccattattattattattattttttgggtcTTATCCCATTTTATGATGATCCAAGAAACAACCAGTGGCTTCTCATTCTTCTGCTGAGATTGAATATTGAGCCGTAGACACCACTACTAgtgaaataatttgattaacagACTCTTTTGtgggatttttttaattatattttggtatGTACATGTACAGTCAGAAAAAGCCCAAAAGAAGGGTCCACAGAACAACCAAATCTCACCCCCAAGGGAACAGCCCATAACCACAAACACAAACAAAGCCCACACAGAGAACAACACACTAGAAGGCCAACTCAACAAGAAGGCCCACCAAACCCAAAGAAAGGGCTAAGACAACACCCACAAGCCTGGCAACCAAGGCCGACCAGACAAGCAAAAAACACAGGAACTGAAAAACTACAGACCTTAAAGTCCCGAACACCTACAGTCAAACTAACTCAACAGAGAGGTCCACCGCCCAAGGGAAACCTCAAGCTAAACAAGAAACAAGGAGCCCAGAAAAAAGAGCTAGCAAAATTAGACCgggaaaatcttcaaaaaagcCAGGGCATGCAAAAGATGGAACCATAAcaaacaaaactgaaatatGGCAGCAGGCCAATAATCTGCAGCACCCAGCAGAAAGAACCCAGCCAGAGAACGCAAGGTTAGGATAAATCAACAGAGGGCTAAGGAGCAGTTCTGTTGGGACAGCAGATATGCAAACCAGAATGCTAATTCATCAGGCATCAAATGAGGTTGTCATTCACATTGTTGCTAATCTAGTCTTCCACAAGCATGCAAAGCACACCAAgataaattgtcatttcatttaACAACAAATTCAGTAGTAAACTATTGTCATTTGACCCATCTCTTTAAACAACCAATTGGCtaacattttcattaaaaatgcTATATACCCAACTTTgtacatatataatgatatgttttaatagttttaaattgaagataaagtaacatttaatcacattatgatatgttattatttatgtatataattttattgttaattaaaatcttAAGAGTGATTGGTTTCACATTTGTTGGTCAATTTAGGCAATTACCCTCTTCACGTTCCAATTTGAGGGAAATATTGAAGCATCATTTTGGATGTGACAtattatcttttcttttgtttccacaagagcatattattaatttattttctcaaatataattataggaAATAATCGTCTAGTTATTCATTTCCTTAAACACAAccatttaaagaaaaaaaaactagtagTAGCCAATTTTGTTATGAgtgtaattaattgattaaggCTTAAACTGATATCTAAAAtgtatatattgaaatatctatttgagtaatattatgcatattcactttttgatacacaaatacatacatacataatgtgtcatcatatgattaagtgttattttatttttaatttaaaattatttaattacttaataatacatatcaaatatattatttgtgtatataaaataggtacacataattttattgtatttactATTCATTAGAACATTTTCACTAATCGATGCATGTACATGTCTATACCTCTGGCGCCAAAGCAAAGACCAGCAACAGAAACATTTATCCTGCTATACTTCACAAGCTTACACACAAGATTACAAGTGAAAAGGGGAAGGGGAACCTGAATGCAAATGGTGGAGCCCTTTTTGCAGTAATCAGTGATACATCTACCACGAGAAAGCAGCATTGGAGGGCCGAACGTGCGAGGCCTGCTGGGGAGACCCGCGGGAGTGAGAGGAAGCAATATAGAATCAGATACAGCATGGAGAAACCATTGACACGTTGCAAGCGGCGGGCAATCGTCTTCGTCAACCTCGGCTAAAGTCACAACCGAAAGTAAAATACCATGTGCTACCTGGGACCCTCACAGACACACTGCCGCGGCTTATACCTCGAACGCATCAAATAATGAAAGATGCTTTGTCTATTTTCCCATGGTTTTCAGTTTTTCCACAGCTTACGTTTCATGATATATTTACTACAGGTTCCTGTTCACATTTGGATGTCTTTTTCATCGCTGGACTAACAATGGATTTTGCTTGAGCAGGTTGATGCTTGTGGACGCTTAGTAAAAGAGATAAGTAACACCATACATCTACTATCCTGGCTAGTTTTCACATTTCCTTCTgaaactttcttcttttttttttttttcctttgtaactgTTTACTCTCTTCAACATCTTTTGTATATCTATGCTTCAGGGTTTAGTGTGAAAGAAGCCGCAAATTCTTCTGGTACATATACTTCCTTAATTTATCACAAGTAGTCCGCATTATTGTTTGCATCATCGATTTGTCTGTCAttgaacttaaaatataaataaatgttacaTAAATCTTCACCGACTTGAAGGTAATTATTGATAGCACCCATTTGCCCTAATGATTCAACTTACAAATCTTGTCAAAAGAAGAAACCAGAAAATCTAATGATAAAAGCAAATTAAGGATATGATTCCCTGTCCTCACTCATCATGTCACCTTCTTTGAATGGCCTAACAATGACAAAATTATAACATGTGTATTTCCTCTTCCTTCTTGCGTTCATGCTgatcttctttattttcaattatatataaggagagtgatagatatatatatgatcCTTTTCCTAAAGACAGATCAAACTATTATAATTTCCTAACTAGCAATCAATCGGCTCAGACGATAAAAGGGTGTAGAGTTTTCTCTTGAAATTAGAAGGACATGGGAAGAGTGAAGCTCCAGATCAGGAGGATTGAAAATACAACTACCAGGCAGGTCACTTTCTCAAAAAGGAGAAACGGTCTTATCAAGAAGGCTTATGAACTGTCTGTTCTCTGTGATGTTGATGTAGCTCTCATCATGTTCTCCCCATCTGGACGAGTCAGCCTCTTTTCTGGAAACAAAAGGTCTGCTAAATATATACCCTACATATCCACTTTCATTGTTAGTATAATTTTATAGCTCGATGAAAAAAACCAGATTGAATTCAACGTAAAATACTATATCTCCTTATCTAGTGTAActaaaattgatttctttttgtgtttgttCAAGCATTGAGGAAATTTTAATACGGTATGTCAATCTTCCAGAGCATGAGCGAGGAAGGTAAACATCTTATAATCAGAAATTAagcatatatttttcttaattttttgatatggGTTATGTTGCTTTGGTATGTTTACCATGATGAAACCTTACGAAGACTGCATAATCAAGAGGTAACAAGCACACTccaaatatattcataaatagaCTTCTCACCACCCTAGTGTTTAAGGCCggatttgaattttttgggttttcagTTTCTACAAAGTGCTCTTTGTAAGTTGAGGGATGAGGCAAATCAAATCTATCAAGAAGCCAGGTTTTTAATTGTTcttgatttcttatttttacCTACCCAGCACCTTTTTCTCCAGTTGGATATTGCACTTGCCTACTTTCCTGCTTATGAAATTAGatatcaatataatttcaaGTTCCGTTCATTTAcgaaattttcttttctaattaacGAGACCCTCAATCTTCTTTTTTGTTACTTTATGCAAAATACCCCAATGACGGTTGATTCTAACATCGAGGTATTTTCATGCATGAATTCTATTTTCATCCTGCCAACTTATTATCAGGTTATCGTTTGGTTGTTATGGTGAACCACTTCCGATGGCTGAATTACAGGAAATTCAACTAGAAATTCTTAAGTGTAGGTCTCAGATACAGAGCATGGAGAAACGACTAAGGTACCAAAAAACCCTGAACTTTCTCATCAGTTCTGTATTTCTTCACTAATCagccaaaattttcaaggatGTTTGAAAGTGATCCGTCTGAAATAACAACCTCGAATGAAATAGAGTACCAAGCTCAAATCCTTGAGGAAACTTTAAAACAAGTCCGCCTGCGCAAGGTAATTGTTATTCCTTAACGATATGTATAATTCTGAATGGCTGGCTCCACCAGATATATACTGGACTTACAAAATTTATGATAACAGCGGCAACTTTTGGAAGAGAAGCTTTCTCCGAACACACCATCAGCTTCACATGTACGTAAATTTGGCTGGACTTTACGATTAATAccattatataaattgtttttccAACCAAACTATTGCAGGCACATCTTCCTCCAGAAACGCAAGATTTGAATGGTGTAGTTGCGGAAAGTCCAAATAACATTTTACAGTGGCTTCCAGAAAGAGACCCACAAGTTGAGATCCTAAATGTTTTGGATTCAAACGGCCTTCTTCCAGTGAGGTGATCATTGAATATTCTATAATTGGCTCGTTTAGTAACATGCTGCAGCTCTtgtattcaaattcaattgtcatattctttaatattttcaGTGATCAACCTGAAATCTTGCCGCGGCCTTCAAATCCCTTTCATGTGGAAAACGTCAACACTTATGAGCAGATAAGGCCAGGAGGTGGGTCGCAGGAGGACAGTAATCCGCAACGTCCTGAGATTGGACAAGGGAATGCTTTGAACTTGTCCGCATGGACTAAATTTTATCCCTCAGGTATTTGAAGGAATTATGTGAGACTCATGATCGGTGATCCCAGTATAGATTATATGCAGGACAGGGGGGATTGTACTGTACAGATAGCCAGTGGAACTGgaattaatgtttttatatttgtttggaTGAGAAAATTTCAAAcgaaaaatcaatataacaattgaCATCATTATAgttataaaagattatatatatatatatatatatatatatatatatatatatatatatatatatatatataaagaaagggTTAGCCACCTTACTTGTCGGTTTGGTTGGTATTACAAGCCTAgtgttatgaatataatttttatatataaataatatgttattatataattaaaaattaaaaataaaataataaataattatatattattatttatatataaaattaatttattcaataatttattaaagtgGACCATTGCCATAAGAAGTTGAGGCCAAAAGAATTGTTGATACTGTTGATCCAACAAATTGTTAGAGTTTTAATGGTGAATTTATATGAAAACTCTTATCAACCACCCCATTATCATGCGCCCTAACCCTAGGAGACGTGATTTACTCATAACTGTTGTGTATGAACGGTCGTACACTACTAATACACAATTATTTACCATgtttaatttacaattttatcctttttacgATTGTCCGTATTACATGAAAAATTCTAGTATATGAACAAACATAACCAACATTCTCCACTTTTCATccttacaaattttcaaaaataaataatccaaataaaataaaatgattagaaTACTCTTAAGACGTATTTATAAGTATTATAATTTAACTATAaaccataaataatataacGTAATCGTAAACCCTATATCTTAATATTAAACTCTAAACCTTATACATTAACTCTAAATCATAGACCTTAACCgtaatctataaattttaacattaaacctTAAACCATAAACttaactataaattttaaattgtaaaccTTCATTGTAAACTCTAAACTTTAACTTTTATTATAGACTTTGAACCTTAATGAACATTTTTGCAAAAGATATCATACGAAAAAAGCCTTTGCATAAGAATTCACACTTATTCACAATTATCTTACACTACAAACCTTGAATTAAGCTCTCAACACCGTTTCTTCTATATGTGAAAGATCAATATTCAATTCGATTTGTATTATGGGGGACTTAAGGGTGTCGCCTTTTCTTATTAATCTTTACTTTGTGAGCAATTTATTTAGTTGTTGCTTTTGCTAGTTTTTATGTCTAACATAGATTTGTTGATTGCttgcaaattatataaactatacTTTGGCTCCttctgtttttaaaatttatgcaCACGCCcccaaatttatcttttttcctaccaatagaaattataataaaactctCTAACTTCTATTTATATCAATTACCTCCTCATCTTCAAAGTTTGGTTTATACGTTAAAAAGTTTAGCATATTGCTAAACTTTATCCAAGTCGAAAATTGGAAGatgaataaacaaattaaagaaacggtggaaataattataatttcgtGGGTTTGACATAAATTGAGAGTGGGAAGATGATGATATTTGTACAACTGATAATGTGGCGGCTAGCAGAGGAACTAGAGGGGTTGCAAGTGCTTGTCGATTGACTATTGTTTCAATTCTAAGGCAATTGATGGCGGTGGTAGCTGATGGAGGAGCCAAAAGGGGTCCCGAAAAATAAGTCCTGAGTGAGAGATGTAGAAATGTCAAGCGGTGGTGGTGGTTGTTTCCAATGAATTGATTGTGTAACTAAATTTccaaaaattcaatcaattttatatgaaaaaaatattttactcaaCCTTTTTCACTATCTCAAATGATAATTTGAgtcacaaaaaagaaaaatttatatataagaaaatattaattcaaatctCCTTTAACAATATAGTTCGATGATTATGAGGTTAGTcgttaaatcttaaatttatcttattcaatataattgatttaattacagagtttttttactcaatattgttggtttgattaaagaaaataatactctaactcaaacaaaatttctcattactgaaaaaaaaaaactttttcaattatatttgattggatttttCGTGATTTTTTTGTTGTGCTAAGCAAAgttaaaaacatgaaaaaaatatatttttttgggccaaaattctatttatatataagaatgcATTCGccagtttataatttgttggcTTATGGTGCGGTCCCTCTTAGTTTATTATCTTGTTAATGGTAACTCAAAATCTGATTTTTTGAttaataacattgtttttatgattaaaataattataaatgtatttaatCAAGGCGTATGTTACCGTTTGCTTTGTTTCCGATCACAGAGCGGATGGCAATGATGGTGCGCCTCTGGGCCACAACAAGTAACTGAGGTTAAAGCATAGATGAGCGGgcaagatttgatttgattttgagttcaaaatttaaaatataaaattgctGTGACGAAAGAGCGCTCCAAAACGAGAGAAGCGGGTAACCCAGTGTTGTGAAATAGAGGGCAGTGACGGCAGCGCCCCCATTTCTTCCCCTCCCAACCCCGTACTCAAActttttgacaaataataaAGGCCAAATAACTCTTTCCCACTCACGATTTGGtgcaaatttcattttttattaattaattattaaaaatttatacattaatttacctatcaaattttgttattattattaatagtaaaattattatttattaatatatttaaaaaaattaaaaattgattatatttttttaaatttaaaaatttaacaaaattttcatcacttaaagtttaaaaaattaacattttccctTTAAAGTTTTCTTACCATCACTACCAATAGTCAGAGACTAGGACGATCGAGTTCTCTACCCCTCTCAGCTTCTCTCTCTATCCCAATCTATCAATGACCATCACTGATCGACGAAATAGATCGAAGACGATAGTTCTCTTCATCTTAATGAAGACTAATCGTTGGGTTAAAGAGAACCACTATCTTCGATTGGTGATAGTTGTGGATAGACTACAATATAGAGAGAAATCAAGAGGGACAGAGAACTCAGCCCTTGATAGTGGTAGCTAGAAAAccctaataaataaaatatttatttttcaaattttagataaaaagaatttatcaaaaaactAATCCAGAGGGAGGGGGGATATGtgataaactttaatttttttaaatattttcattaaataataattttactcgtaataataataacaaaatttaacaaatttatgtatatttaaatttttaataattaataaatatgaagcTAAGTTCATATCTAACCTTCGGTAAAAAAAATAAGCCATTTGGCCAATAATAAATGAATGTTTTTCTATTACCATAGTCAACGCTT carries:
- the LOC123203087 gene encoding agamous-like MADS-box protein AGL66 isoform X2 produces the protein MGRVKLQIRRIENTTTRQVTFSKRRNGLIKKAYELSVLCDVDVALIMFSPSGRVSLFSGNKSIEEILIRLHNQEFLQSALCKLRDEANQIYQEARFLIVLDFLFLPTQHLFLQLDIALAYFPAYEIRYQYNFKFRSFTKFSFLINETLNLLFCYFMQNTPMTVDSNIEEIQLEILKCRSQIQSMEKRLRMFESDPSEITTSNEIEYQAQILEETLKQVRLRKRQLLEEKLSPNTPSASHAHLPPETQDLNGVVAESPNNILQWLPERDPQVEILNVLDSNGLLPVSDQPEILPRPSNPFHVENVNTYEQIRPGGGSQEDSNPQRPEIGQGNALNLSAWTKFYPSGI
- the LOC123203087 gene encoding agamous-like MADS-box protein AGL104 isoform X4: MGRVKLQIRRIENTTTRQVTFSKRRNGLIKKAYELSVLCDVDVALIMFSPSGRVSLFSGNKSIEEILIRYVNLPEHERGRLHNQEFLQSALCKLRDEANQIYQEARLSFGCYGEPLPMAELQEIQLEILKCRSQIQSMEKRLRMFESDPSEITTSNEIEYQAQILEETLKQVRLRKRQLLEEKLSPNTPSASHAHLPPETQDLNGVVAESPNNILQWLPERDPQVEILNVLDSNGLLPVSDQPEILPRPSNPFHVENVNTYEQIRPGGGSQEDSNPQRPEIGQGNALNLSAWTKFYPSGI
- the LOC123202732 gene encoding E3 ubiquitin-protein ligase APD2-like isoform X2, whose product is MFRAVLAPPMRHRQRWQESWARLIPPLTLWICVTVSLRYGYYGDCRMVLGPSASRLMKASSVFVKQVEVRDDDKKGVLLYGFCEKPELSFETNWSVSKVLIVGSYRRKGFSLWLNEGSRIRMRFETQSRSLNQLQLVMIKGERKFQTLLPKLTSSSESLALTDIVAVHVAEYTIEEDDRYYIGVINVNPKSVIMTMTVNVTSKMYDLTKAKNVCSTLKGLCRLQLLFPNTHYVILTTPNNFVQACDGENDLVATREISGTDPIIPVKPVQYTYGTNQEDDDSGSSTSSSEDLYDAKLCVICYDDQRNCFFVPCGHCATCYDCAQRIVEEDSKMCPICRRLIHKVRRLFNP
- the LOC123203087 gene encoding uncharacterized protein LOC123203087 isoform X5 — protein: MFSPSGRVSLFSGNKSIEEILIRLHNQEFLQSALCKLRDEANQIYQEARFLIVLDFLFLPTQHLFLQLDIALAYFPAYEIRYQYNFKFRSFTKFSFLINETLNLLFCYFMQNTPMTVDSNIEEIQLEILKCRSQIQSMEKRLRMFESDPSEITTSNEIEYQAQILEETLKQVRLRKRQLLEEKLSPNTPSASHAHLPPETQDLNGVVAESPNNILQWLPERDPQVEILNVLDSNGLLPVSDQPEILPRPSNPFHVENVNTYEQIRPGGGSQEDSNPQRPEIGQGNALNLSAWTKFYPSGI
- the LOC123202732 gene encoding E3 ubiquitin-protein ligase APD2-like isoform X1, producing MFRAVLAPPMRHRQRWQESWARLIPPLTLWICVTVSLRYGYYGDCRMVLGPSASRLMKASSVFVKQVEVRDDDKKGVLLYGFCEKPELSFETNWSVSKVLIVGSYRRKGFSLWLNEGSRIRMRFETQSRSLNQLQLVMIKGERKFQTLLPKLTSSSESLALTDIVAVHVAEYTIEEDDRYYIGVINVNPKSVIMTMTVNVTSKMYDLTKAKNVCSTLKGLCRLQLLFPNTHYVILTTPNNGDLDEWYIELSFVARVITYIAALGFIIIIIFLLLKFVQACDGENDLVATREISGTDPIIPVKPVQYTYGTNQEDDDSGSSTSSSEDLYDAKLCVICYDDQRNCFFVPCGHCATCYDCAQRIVEEDSKMCPICRRLIHKVRRLFNP
- the LOC123202732 gene encoding E3 ubiquitin-protein ligase APD1-like isoform X3, producing MVLGPSASRLMKASSVFVKQVEVRDDDKKGVLLYGFCEKPELSFETNWSVSKVLIVGSYRRKGFSLWLNEGSRIRMRFETQSRSLNQLQLVMIKGERKFQTLLPKLTSSSESLALTDIVAVHVAEYTIEEDDRYYIGVINVNPKSVIMTMTVNVTSKMYDLTKAKNVCSTLKGLCRLQLLFPNTHYVILTTPNNGDLDEWYIELSFVARVITYIAALGFIIIIIFLLLKFVQACDGENDLVATREISGTDPIIPVKPVQYTYGTNQEDDDSGSSTSSSEDLYDAKLCVICYDDQRNCFFVPCGHCATCYDCAQRIVEEDSKMCPICRRLIHKVRRLFNP
- the LOC123203087 gene encoding uncharacterized protein LOC123203087 isoform X3, yielding MFSPSGRVSLFSGNKSIEEILIRYVNLPEHERGRLHNQEFLQSALCKLRDEANQIYQEARFLIVLDFLFLPTQHLFLQLDIALAYFPAYEIRYQYNFKFRSFTKFSFLINETLNLLFCYFMQNTPMTVDSNIEEIQLEILKCRSQIQSMEKRLRMFESDPSEITTSNEIEYQAQILEETLKQVRLRKRQLLEEKLSPNTPSASHAHLPPETQDLNGVVAESPNNILQWLPERDPQVEILNVLDSNGLLPVSDQPEILPRPSNPFHVENVNTYEQIRPGGGSQEDSNPQRPEIGQGNALNLSAWTKFYPSGI
- the LOC123203087 gene encoding agamous-like MADS-box protein AGL104 isoform X1, whose amino-acid sequence is MGRVKLQIRRIENTTTRQVTFSKRRNGLIKKAYELSVLCDVDVALIMFSPSGRVSLFSGNKSIEEILIRYVNLPEHERGRLHNQEFLQSALCKLRDEANQIYQEARFLIVLDFLFLPTQHLFLQLDIALAYFPAYEIRYQYNFKFRSFTKFSFLINETLNLLFCYFMQNTPMTVDSNIEEIQLEILKCRSQIQSMEKRLRMFESDPSEITTSNEIEYQAQILEETLKQVRLRKRQLLEEKLSPNTPSASHAHLPPETQDLNGVVAESPNNILQWLPERDPQVEILNVLDSNGLLPVSDQPEILPRPSNPFHVENVNTYEQIRPGGGSQEDSNPQRPEIGQGNALNLSAWTKFYPSGI
- the LOC123203087 gene encoding agamous-like MADS-box protein AGL104 isoform X6 yields the protein MGRVKLQIRRIENTTTRQVTFSKRRNGLIKKAYELSVLCDVDVALIMFSPSGRVSLFSGNKSIEEILIRLHNQEFLQSALCKLRDEANQIYQEARLSFGCYGEPLPMAELQEIQLEILKCRSQIQSMEKRLRMFESDPSEITTSNEIEYQAQILEETLKQVRLRKRQLLEEKLSPNTPSASHAHLPPETQDLNGVVAESPNNILQWLPERDPQVEILNVLDSNGLLPVSDQPEILPRPSNPFHVENVNTYEQIRPGGGSQEDSNPQRPEIGQGNALNLSAWTKFYPSGI